ATCCATGTTCTTTTCTTCAAGAGGAGAGTATTTACCATGACATGTTCAATTCTGGTAGATATTTTTGACTAAAATTCTAAATCATGACTGATGTTTTTTTAGAGATTTCTATCATGGAAAACAATTTTGACCTTTTTTGGGTTGTTAAAGAGGTTCGGCCGGGTATATGTTTAATGTTTGACATGAAATTTTACTGTTATTTTTGGTTTTGTCGGAAGTTGACTCGTTAAATTCTTGTCTGCTACGTGTTTGGAAGCTATCATAAGTAGTTCTTGTTACATTTTTCAGTTGAACTTGCTCTTACCAGGCTTCCTATTTTTTCTTCATAGGGTTCCAGTATGGGGCAGTTTTTCAAACAATATCTTGAACCTATCAAACTGAATGATGTCCAGGTATGTGACTAGTATGGTCCATGTTACCTTGCTCACCTTGTGCTAGCCTTCGTCTGAAAACTGTTTTTACTGGTCTGGAAGGTTGATTGGAAGTCAATGGACCTGAGCTTCTTGGAGGAGGTAAAGTCTTGCCTTTTTAAGTGAAATATATGCCATGCAACTGGGCTATGACAAGGAAGAACGTAGTCTATCTAGATACTGAGATTAGATCTACTTTTATAGGATAAGTATGCAAAATACTTTGCTGACCTGCTTAAAAAAGCGACTCCAATGCATGGAGCTGATGCTATTCTCAAGGCACATAACATTGAAGGGGATGTACGTGTCTCTTACCGTGACCAATCAGATTTTGAGTACATTGCTAGACAGTTCGGCATTTTTGAAGAATGGAAGGTAAAAGTTGTTCTTTAAGGTTCTCTTCCATTCTCAATAGTTGCGACTTGCTCCCCATTGTTGAATCGTAgctaggggtgttcatcggtcggttcggttttcgattttttattttggttttacaaatatataatccaaTATCCGAATCATTTTTTTTTCGGTTCATTTCGGTTTTCTACCGAAATGGTttggttatttcggttttgatacaattttttaaattaataagataaatatatcataaaatataatatgttatcttGTTACGTGATTtctgaataaaatatttaaatataaaatctaaatgaattacataaacaacaattaactaaatattattcaaaataattcatcaTTCACTGATATCatctcaaaaaatatataataaaaataaaattatcaatataatgaaatttcggttttttcggttggttcgattttgatatatatatatatatatatatatatatatatatatataaatatatatatatatatatatatataaaatcggaaaccgaaccaaataaatttcggttttcggttcgaTCCAgtgttcggtttttcggtttggattttcgatttttacggttttatccgaagtttgaacaacCCTAATCGTAGGTGACTTGTTTATCTCCTTCCTGATTTCAAACTCTCAGATTATCGTAACGgggtttatatttatataatcagGATGGTGTCCCGAGAACGGCGTATAAAGGAGTAGTTGTTGTCCGTTATCATCCACCGAGGCGGGTATTCCTAGTCGGCCCAGATTCTCTCCAACAATTTGGAATCAGATAGACCTAAAGGCAAGGCGGTGTCTGTAAGTTTATTAGGAACTTTGCCGGCCTGAATTCCTTAATGCCGGTGGCAACTTGTATTCACAAGACTCGTATTTGTTTTGAGTTCTTGCTAATGCCATCGACACAAATTCACAAATTTTCCATATTGATCATCTCACATTTTAAAAGAATTGTGGTCcaatttgatttgttttttcGCCCTGTCAAACTTAATTAAGCCTAGTGGAGAAGACTTTTGTTGACGGACTATTTGGACAGtctctaataaaaataataagctATTAATGTTAAAGAACATGTCTCTCATGAGAGacagtctcacaaatctttatctgttagaCGGTCAATTCTacctatatttataataaaaaataatactcttagtataaaaagtaatattttttcatggatgacccaaataagagactcgtctcacaaaatacgatcgactcattcgtgagatcgtctcatacaagtttttgtctaatgTCAAATGTAAAGTGACCAAATAATTTTGATAGTTTAGAATAATTCTTTGAAGCTCTCATTAAAACATATACCGAATTACATACATAATAAGCTtcttttattaatatatttaatgaGAACGGTTTCAACTTTGgtttctattattattattattcaataACTTTTTGCTTTTCTGTCTTGATTCTCTGTAAATAAGCATTGGAATTTGGAGGAACATGACAGATAACAAAAGGAGACTGAACCCAAATAGAGATTCAGCTCTTGAAAGTTTGCTGAATTCAAATTGGATCTCAATAATTAATAAGTAAACTTGATTCGTTTACATCCTTAACACGATTTTCCCGACCCAAATATGATTTAAGTAGGTctctcgtgagacggtctcacaaatctttatctgtgaaacatgTCAACTTTAccaatattcaaaataaaaagtaatattcttagcataaaaaataatattttttcacgaatgacccaaataaccgatattcacaataaaaaataataaccataacataaaaaataatactttttaatggatgattcaaataagagatttggtTAACAAAATATGATCAGTGAATTACACAACTTTTTCTCGTATAATTCTAGTTTGTCCATACATATAATTAAACTCGATTCATTTATATCCATAAAGATATGGGGGACCCAagtaaaattataataattctTTAGTCTCGATTAACTAAATCTCGACTTCGACAAATTTAATTACACCgtataaacataaattaatagaGTTGTAATTATTGTAACGGAAAAAAGTATGTATTGTGTTTGTACAGAAGCGAGTCATTTCACGTATTGTCCACCACTTGCTTCGGACATGTATAAAAATAACTACACGAGGACGATTTGACGCCGACTCCTCCGGCTACTTTTCCCCTGGTACAGATTCACTTTCGTCTGATGATTATTAAAATTCCATTATGTTCTTTCTTTCTTGCTTATATTCGTCAATCTTTTTCCTTTTAAGTAATAGTAATTATATGAATAAAGGCGCTACCTTTTGTTGAATTTTTTCAACTGTTTGTTTCATGCATACATGTGATCTCTGTAGGTATTTTTGTGCCCTTTTTTTCCATTCATTTACGTAATTGGTTTGTTCGATCTGTAGCTGAAAGTAAGATTGTTGTTCGTTTCTTGATTTGTGTATGATTTTGCTGCTGACATGTTGCTTGCTCTTTTGATCGGATCTGATCCATGATGGATTTTTTGTAATCCCCTTTAGGAATTTCTCGTATTTCCTACTTTCTTTCTCGttttaattttctttatctTCTGGTTCTCGAGCTCGGTGGAGGGCTCTAGAGCTGGTGTTGGTGCCAATATTCGTCTTATCCCTTTGTGTCAACATTATTTAAATTTCTGTTCATTAACTATGCCGACAGGTTGGTTCTGATGCTGCAAATCTTTCGTTTTTTTTGTCTCGGTGAGTTAAATTTTCAGAATTTGCGCACATAATGTGAAAGATAATTGGATGCGGGAAGGGCTGCTAAGGCACTGTTTGAGGTGATATAAGGGAAGGGAGCTCTGTCGTTTCATGGGCAATACATGCCGTGGGTCTTTCAGAAGTAAACCATTACAGGGCTACAACCAGCCCGAAGACCAGTCAAACTCTAAACACAACACCACTTCCAGCTCTTCTGACAGTTACTCTCCCACTGGGAACTCACAGCATATTGTTGACACACAACAAAACCACAAAAAGAACCCCAATTTGCCAGCCCTCACCAGTCCCAGGAAAGAGAGTGTCATGAACCGTGGTGCTAATAATCAAGCTTACTTTGTGTTAGGTCACAAGACTGCTAACATCCGGGATCTTTACACCCTTGGGCGTAAATTAGGACAAGGCCAATTTGGCACTACCTTTTTGTGCACTGAGTTGTCGACAGGCATTGAATATGCTTGTAAATCTATATCAAAAAGGAAGCTTATTTCCAAAGAAGATGTTGAAGATGTGAGAAGGGAGATTCAGATAATGCACCATCTGGCTGGTCACAAGAACATAGTCACCATTAAAGGGGCATATGAAGACCCCCTTTACGTTCACATTGTGATGGAGCTTTGTGCTGGTGGTGAATTGTTCGACCGCATAATACAAAGGGGGCACTACAGTGAGAGAAAAGCGGCTGAACTGACTAAGATCGTTGTAGGAGTTGTGGAGGCCTGCCATTCACTCGGGGTTATGCATAGAGATCTTAAACCGGAGAACTTTTTGTTGGTCAATAAAGATGATGATTTCTCTCTTAAAGCAATTGATTTTGGTCTATCTGTTTTCTTCAAGCCAGGTATACTGCAAAATACTTCTTTGATAGCTATATCCTTGTGTTGTTTGCCTATATGTATATGTCATGTGATGCTACaggtcagattttcaccgatgtGGTTGGGAGCCCATACTATGTTGCACCAGAGGTTCTTTTGAAGCATTATGGCCCAGAAGCAGATGTGTGGACAGCAGGGGTGATTCTGTACATATTACTGAGCGGGGTGCCACCATTTTGGGCTGGTAAGATGTCATATTCAAGTAAACAAATCCACATTCATGTGCAATGTATTGATGGTTATCCCGATTGTTCAGAAAATCAACAGGGGATATTTGATGCGGTTTTGAAGGGACACATAGATTTCAGTTCCGACCCTTGGCCATTGATATCTGAAAGTGCTAAGGATCTTATTCAAAAGATGTTATGCATGAGACCTTCAGACCGGTTTACTGCCCATGAAGTATTGTGTATGTTTTCTTCCCCTAGATGGTCAGAGCTACTGTTATTTGTTTAATGTTGGATTCCTCGTATGTCTTTCATTGCTTCTTAATGTTTTTTTGTAGTTTGAAAGAATAGTAGAGAAAGAAAAAGCTTCACTTGTATTATTGCTTCCAAAAAATAATGGTTAGATACAATGAATTTATAGACTTTTAAGTTAACTAAAATCCTAAATCTGAGGAATAACTAGATACCGATAATTCtaatcctaaaaattcatatataAAAGATGATGCAAACAAGATCCTATCAATCTAGATAAGCTGATGATAACCCTATCAATCTTGATAAGATGAGGATAATCCAATATTCTACACCCCCCTCAAGCTGGGTCATATAGGAAGTTGGGTCATATAGGTTCATCGTTCCTAGCTTGAAACACAAATCTTGAAAACTTGCTCTATGAAGTGCTTTTGTTAGAATATCTGCCACTTGTAATTGAGTAGGGATATAATTCAACACAACTATCTTGTTTTCAATCTTTTCACTGATAAATTGTCGAACTTCAATGTGCTTGGTTCGATCATGATGGACTGGATTCTTGGATATGCTGATGGCTGCTTTATTATCACACATAAGCTCCACGGGGTGATTTTCTTCTATCTTTAGTTCATACACATTCCTTCACAAATCTCATGTGCTAGCAATCGGAATTCAGCTTCTGCACTACTCCGAGCAGCGACTGTTTGTTTCTTACTTCGCCATGTCACCAAATTTCTCCATACATATGAACAATATCCAGACGTGGACCGTTTATCTATGAGTGATCCTGCCCAATCAGCATTGCTATAGACTTTGATTGTTCTGTTGGAAGTCTTTCTAAACAGCAGTCCTTGTCCAGAAGTCCCTTTTAGGTATCTTAGTACTCGGTAGGCTGCATTCATTTGTTCTTCCCTCGGGTTATTCATGAACTGGCTAATGACACTCACAGCAAAGCCGATATTTGGTCGTGTATGTGATAGTATATTAGTTTCCCAACTAACCTTTGATATCTTCCCTTGTCCACTGGGGAACTATCTTTTTCAGTTCCTTTATGTTTGGATCCATGGGTGTATCAACCGGTTTGCAACCTAGCATGCCAGTTTCTTTCAGAAGGTCAAGAACATATTTTCATTGAGAGATTGAGATACCTATAGATGATCTTGCTACTTCTATTCTCAGAAAGTATCTAAGTTGTCCGAgatctttcatttcaaattctttcgAAGTTTCACACGTGTCATTTCTTCATTGTGATTCCCTATGAGGACAATGTCGTCTACATAGACAATGAGTATTGTAATCTTGTCTCCCTCCGAATGTTTAACAAATAGCATATGGTCAGCTTGACATTGGGTGTAGCCATCCATCTTTACAACTTGGTAAACCGGAAAAACCATGCCCTAGGTGATTGTTTGAGGCCATACAACGACTTCTGTAATTTGCATACCTTATTCTTTGTAGTCGCTGATGCAAAACCAGGAGGAAAGTCCATGTACACTTCTTCTTTGAGATCACCATTAAGGAATGTATTTTTCACATCAAGTTGGTATGATGGCCAATCCATGTTGACAGCAAGTGATAACAGGACTCTGACGGTATTGAGTCTGGCGACAGGAGCAAATGTTTTTTGATAGTCAATACCATATGACTGTGTATACCCTTTGGCTACAAGTCGTGCTTTGAACTGATCTATGCTTCCATCAGACAGGTTTTTGACAGTGAATATCCATTTACAACCAACTGTTTTCCTTCCTAGTGGAAGATCAACAATCTGCCATGTTTTGTTCTTTTCAAGTGCCTTGATCTCATAAAAAACTGCGGCTTTCCATTTAGGGTCTCTGAGGGCTTCATCAATAGTTGATGGAATCTGAACCTAATCTAGGTGTGATTGAAATGCACGATGAGTTTGTGTTGGATCTTGACTCTTTTGATAGTATTGTTTCCGTTGAGAGTACACCTGAATCGGTTGGATGAGATTTTGGGCATTATAGATAGAGGGGTTGCTAGTCACGGGAGGCAGTGTTTCTGTTTCAGTATGGAGTGTGTTTGGTTCGAGATATTCTGTGACGGGATCCCAATTCTGCGCTTCTATATTTGACTTCTCCCCCTGAAGTGTAGAATTAGGATAGAAGGGATCATTTTCGAAGAATGTGACGTCCATGGATATGTACAGCTTCTTTAAAGTAGGAAGATGCATTTGACAGCACGTGGTTCGAGTTTGTTGCGGTTGTGGGAATGAATGTGAACAAATGCAGAGCATCCGAACACTTTGAGAGGAATATCTGAACTAGGTGTGAGTTGAGGAAACATTTAAGGAACGTTTGGATAGGTGTATGGAAATTTAGGACCCGTGAGGGCATTTGATTGATGAGATAGATGGCTGTGAGAATGGCATCACCCCAATAGCATTTAGGCACATTTTTCGTGAACATTAACGATTGTGTAACTCCCAAGAGATGACGGTTTTTTCTTTCGGACACACCATTCTGATGGGGAGTGTCAACAAATGAGCTTTGGTGAATAATCCCATGAAAGAGCAGGTATTCTCCCAAAACTGTGTTGAAATAATCACGAGCTCTATCTGTACGTAAAATCTGAATTTTGGTTGAGAATTGAGTCTGAATCCTGGTGTGAAATTGTTTGAATAGGTTGGAGGTTTCAGATTTGTCTTTCATTAGAAAAACCCAAGACAAACGTGTGTGATCATCGACAAACAATAAGAACCAGCATGCACCCCTAATGTTTGTCATATTGGACGGACCCCAAATATCACTGTGAAAGAGTGAAAACGGTTTTGATGGTTTGTAACTTTGTGGTGTGAAGGTGGACCGTGTATGTTTGGACAATTGACAAGTATCACATTGTAAAGAATTAGAATTCTTATTATTGAACAAGGATGGAGATAATTTGCCTAGGTACAAAAGATTCGGGTGTCCTAGATGATAGTGCCGTAACAAGATCTCACtatctttatttaaattgaaagtCGAAACAAAACGTGAAGGAATAGGTGGTGTGGCGGATTGGTGGTGGTATTGTTCAAGCTTCTCTTGGAAACATTCATCTTTAGGTGATACAATCCACCACAAAGGTCAGCACTGCGAATCATCTTCCCCGATGCCAAATCCTGAAAAACACAAGAATCAACAAGGAATTTAGTTGTGCATTTGAGATCGTTGTTGAGCTTACTCACGGATAAGAGATTGCATTTTAGATCGGGTACAAATAACAcagatttcaagaaaatatcTGGAGTTAGCTGAACTGAACCGTAACCAGTCACTTGGGAGCATGAGCCATTTGCAATGCATACTGAATGAGAATACTTTCTAGAACTAAAATGTATAAAGGATTTCAAATTTCCCACCATATGGTCCAAGGCTCCttttatatttgaatttttaagattACCTGAAGACTCTTTTTTGTTCAACTATTGCCCGATAACATTTTTCATTGTCTAGGCATTTCCACTCGTAGACTTCAAAGAAGTCGAGTTGCTGCCAATGTCGAGTAAGGGCAGTGAATAAGTCGTGACAGAGGAGTCTCCCTCTCGGAGGTCATGAAGGGTGCTTTCAATGCCGAATAGTTCAGATGTGTTGTCTTTGGAAGAATAGGTGTCATGAGCCGCATCCCATATCTCTCTCGCAGTTCGGTATAAGAGAAAGTTTGCACCGATTTCTGTCGTCATCGAGTTGATTAGCCACGACATAATCATATTATTCTCTGAATTCCACACCTTGAATTTTGGATATGTTGCAGCAGGGCATATCGCTGCGTTAGAGATGAACTCCTCTTTCCCTTTTCCTCGAATGAACATAAGAACGGATTGTGACCATTGCAGGAAGTTTTCTCCATGTAATTTTCTTTATGGGAAGGGAAGAGGTTTCGACCACTGTTGATGTAATCGGTGTGGCCTCGGAAGTGGAAGAAACGGATGGTGAAGCCGTGTCATATTTTGCTCTTTTCGCTGGCTTTGATACCATGTAGTTTGAGAGAATAGCAGAGAAAGAAAATGCTTCACTTGTATTATTGCTTCCAAAAAATAATGGTTAGATACAATGAATTTATAGACTCCTAAGTTAACTAAATTCCTAAATCTAAGGGATAACTAGATATCGATAATTCTaata
This region of Primulina eburnea isolate SZY01 chromosome 14, ASM2296580v1, whole genome shotgun sequence genomic DNA includes:
- the LOC140811824 gene encoding calcium-dependent protein kinase 26-like isoform X2; this encodes MGNTCRGSFRSKPLQGYNQPEDQSNSKHNTTSSSSDSYSPTGNSQHIVDTQQNHKKNPNLPALTSPRKESVMNRGANNQAYFVLGHKTANIRDLYTLGRKLGQGQFGTTFLCTELSTGIEYACKSISKRKLISKEDVEDVRREIQIMHHLAGHKNIVTIKGAYEDPLYVHIVMELCAGGELFDRIIQRGHYSERKAAELTKIVVGVVEACHSLGVMHRDLKPENFLLVNKDDDFSLKAIDFGLSVFFKPGQIFTDVVGSPYYVAPEVLLKHYGPEADVWTAGVILYILLSGVPPFWAENQQGIFDAVLKGHIDFSSDPWPLISESAKDLIQKMLCMRPSDRFTAHEVLCHPWICENGVAPDKSLDPAVLSRLKQFSAMNKLKKMALRVIAESLSEEEIAGLTEMFRAMDTDNSGAITFDELKVGLRKYGSTLKDTEIRDLMEAADVDNSGTIDYGEFIAATIHLNKLEREEHLLAAFQYFDKDGSGYITVDELQQACIEHAMTDVFLEDIIKEVDQDNDGRIDYGEFVAMMTKGNGVGRRTMRNSLNISMRDAPGAL
- the LOC140811824 gene encoding calcium-dependent protein kinase 26-like isoform X1, yielding MGNTCRGSFRSKPLQGYNQPEDQSNSKHNTTSSSSDSYSPTGNSQHIVDTQQNHKKNPNLPALTSPRKESVMNRGANNQAYFVLGHKTANIRDLYTLGRKLGQGQFGTTFLCTELSTGIEYACKSISKRKLISKEDVEDVRREIQIMHHLAGHKNIVTIKGAYEDPLYVHIVMELCAGGELFDRIIQRGHYSERKAAELTKIVVGVVEACHSLGVMHRDLKPENFLLVNKDDDFSLKAIDFGLSVFFKPGQIFTDVVGSPYYVAPEVLLKHYGPEADVWTAGVILYILLSGVPPFWAGKMSYSSKQIHIHVQCIDGYPDCSENQQGIFDAVLKGHIDFSSDPWPLISESAKDLIQKMLCMRPSDRFTAHEVLCHPWICENGVAPDKSLDPAVLSRLKQFSAMNKLKKMALRVIAESLSEEEIAGLTEMFRAMDTDNSGAITFDELKVGLRKYGSTLKDTEIRDLMEAADVDNSGTIDYGEFIAATIHLNKLEREEHLLAAFQYFDKDGSGYITVDELQQACIEHAMTDVFLEDIIKEVDQDNDGRIDYGEFVAMMTKGNGVGRRTMRNSLNISMRDAPGAL